In the Candida orthopsilosis Co 90-125, chromosome 7 draft sequence genome, GTAAGCGCATAGAAttgtaaaaaaatttgCAACTGACAATGCAAATGTATATCactcttcaacaaaataccCACTAGTATTACCAATAGCACGAGCGATGACTTACCTTCAACAGTTAATTGACAAGAACAAAGAGGAATACAACAGAGCAACAAGACATCCACTCACAAATGAGTTGTGCCAAGGTACCCTTTCTGATAGTAGATTGTACGTTTACCTCACCCAagatttaaaatttttcaactacAGTCTCAACCTACTCGGAAAAACGTTGGCCTTATGTGATGACCCTAACTCATCAGTAAGATTAGCCAAACAGATTGGGTTCCTTGCAGAGGATGAAAATATGTATTTTGCCGATATATTGAATGAGTTGGAGAGCCAAGACCTTTCTTCTGTTTCTAAAATGAGAAATGAGTCGATCATTTTACCACAAGTTACTCAATATATTGAATACTTGAAATACTTGATCAACGACTCATCCTCATATTCGGAATTGATTACTTTCTGTTTTGTTATGGAAAAAGTGTACTTGGAATGGGTCCAATATAACCAAGAGAACAACAATATTGCTAAGAACTTGCCTaaaaagtttcaaacaTGGATTGACTTACATAGTGGTGACCATTTCATTAAATGGGTTcagtttttgaataatgaaGTCGAACGTTGTCTTAAATTAGAGGCCGGTGAAGACGAAAACTCTACCAAAATTTACGAATCGACATTCGTCAAATCCTTGAAATTAGAAAGTGATTTTTTTGAGGCATGTTATTCGTATAAGGAATAAGTACCTAAAAATAGATAGTTTTGCAACCTTAGTTAGCTGAATAAATCGGACTTCTGTAGATTCAAATATGTCTCTTGCCCGCTTTTCCAACTCCCCTAACTGCATAAAAGCAAGCCGATCTGAAATAAAGGTATTCTGTGAGTTTTGGTTCCATGAGAGCAGGCGTAAGCTTGCTTTGTGTGCAGCCAAATATATGATGTCGCTATGTCTTGGCCACGCACTAAAAAAGGGGAACTCTTAATGCATATTCTCACCCCCTAATTGataattgaaaatcatATGAACTTCCTCAAAATATGCCTTTACAGAGCTCTGACGTATATAGCCTGATTTTATAAATTGGCTTCAATTCCTCCctcttcaattgagaaGGAACGTTCTTTAACCTACATTAAACCTCTATAAAACATGTCTACTAACAAAATCACGTTCTTACTCAATTGGGAACCAACTCCTTACCACATTCCAGTCTTTTTAGCCCAAACTAAAGGCTActtcaaaaaagaagggTTGGATGTTGCTATCCTTGAACCATCCAACCCATCCGATGTTACAGAATTGATTGGTTCTGGTAAAGTTGATATGGGTTTGAAGGCTATGGTTCATACATTGGCTGCTAAAGCTAGAGGTTTTCCAGTTACCTCAATTGGTTCATTATTAGATGAACCATTCACTGGTGTTTGCTACTTGGAAGGTTCAGGTATCACTCCTGATTTCCAATCTCTCAAGGGAAAGCGTATTGGTTACGTTGgtgaatttggaaaaattcaaattgatgaattgacaAAGCATTATGGTATGACTCCAGATGACTACACTGCTGTTAGATGTGGTATGAATGTTGCCAAGTACATTTTGGAAGGTAGCATTGATTGTGGTATTGGTATTGAATGTATCcaacaagttgaattggaagaagcCTTGAAGAAGCAAGGTAAGAACCCAAATGACGCCAAAATGTTaagaattgataaattggcTGAATTGGGATGCTGCTGTTTCTGTACCATCTTGTACATTGCCAATGACAAGTTTATTGCAGAAAACCCAGAAAAAATCAAGGCTTTCTTGAAGGCTATCAAGTCTGCCACAGACTTCGTTTTGGCCAACCCTAAACAAGCTTGGGAAGAATATGGTAACTTTAAACCACAAATGACATCTGAGTTGAACAGGAAGAAGTTTGAAAGATGCTTTGCTTACTTTTCTGATTCATTATACAATGTTCACCGTGATTGGaacaaagtcaacaatTACGGTAAGagattggaaattttgcCAGATGACTACAAGCCAAACTACACCAATGAGTACTTGTCGTGGCCAGAACCCAAGGAGGTTGAAGATCCAACGAAGGCTCAAGAACTTATGCTTAAGCACCAGGAAGAATGTAAGGCTTGTGGTGGTTACAGAAGATTGGTTCTCACCGGCGTTTAGTTAGATTAGTTAGATAAATACAAGTATTTTCTCAAACTTTGACTCGTACGAGGTGACTTGTAGTTCTCACGCCCAACACCTTATCTTTTTCGTAATTTTTGTTGGCACCGAGCCGccgaaaaagaaagaatgcaaaaaagaaaaagaaaaaaaattgtgaaGGCGTTGTTCAAAATGGTCCgaataatttttcatcatcaaaatacCTTCTGTACATTAACTTCAACTACGTCTACGTATTCTAC is a window encoding:
- a CDS encoding Pet18 protein (S. cerevisiae homolog PET18 localizes to cytosol) yields the protein MTYLQQLIDKNKEEYNRATRHPLTNELCQGTLSDSRLYVYLTQDLKFFNYSLNLLGKTLALCDDPNSSVRLAKQIGFLAEDENMYFADILNELESQDLSSVSKMRNESIILPQVTQYIEYLKYLINDSSSYSELITFCFVMEKVYLEWVQYNQENNNIAKNLPKKFQTWIDLHSGDHFIKWVQFLNNEVERCLKLEAGEDENSTKIYESTFVKSLKLESDFFEACYSYKE
- a CDS encoding Thi13 protein (protein similar to S. cerevisiae Thi13p which is involved in synthesis of the thiamine precursor hydroxymethylpyrimidine); translated protein: MSTNKITFLLNWEPTPYHIPVFLAQTKGYFKKEGLDVAILEPSNPSDVTELIGSGKVDMGLKAMVHTLAAKARGFPVTSIGSLLDEPFTGVCYLEGSGITPDFQSLKGKRIGYVGEFGKIQIDELTKHYGMTPDDYTAVRCGMNVAKYILEGSIDCGIGIECIQQVELEEALKKQGKNPNDAKMLRIDKLAELGCCCFCTILYIANDKFIAENPEKIKAFLKAIKSATDFVLANPKQAWEEYGNFKPQMTSELNRKKFERCFAYFSDSLYNVHRDWNKVNNYGKRLEILPDDYKPNYTNEYLSWPEPKEVEDPTKAQELMLKHQEECKACGGYRRLVLTGV